From the genome of Oncorhynchus masou masou isolate Uvic2021 chromosome 15, UVic_Omas_1.1, whole genome shotgun sequence:
caaaagtatacacctcataCACATTGTCAAAACATACAAATGAAATAAAaaacctgtaccatgtcagatatagagttgaaatgtataaaATGTTTAGTTTGCATCCCGATATTACACTTTACTGCATGTACaccacagaagactgaaatataacaaagctgtttgacatagaaacatcgGATTGTAGTAAAGAACTTCATTAATTATGAAATTAGGACAAATATTAAtagcattccacccatgaggccaaagaggatgcttttggtcattgactgcaggaaagggttcTTTCAAATGATCATTGTCTGGTGAGTGGAACTGTGTTTTttgtaataataatgtatttttttctgtttttgctcaatctgattgggtgggATGGGCCAGGGGATGGGCCTGTGTCCACCCAGGCCCACTCATGCCTATGCCCCCGATGCAAACAGCTCATGATGACTGCATTGCACATCACAAATAATCTACAAAACCAAGACTTTATACCAAACTTTTTCAATACCTGGTTTGCATACCCATTGTTGCCTTAGTTAGCATTTACTAGTAGATATGTTGAAACGTCTGTCCTACCCTACCGGCTACCGATGTTAttcttctgtgagctgctccatgATAAAACCAGTTGACAGCTGCACACTCCTGCTGCCTGCAGATGATATTCCTCTGAAACAAGGCTGTGTGTGCGGCACGCATGTAAATATATTTCACCTGCTTTGCAATTGTGTAGGCTACATTTTGCATGATTTTACTATTGTACTACATAAGTGATCAATTGTATACCTCCACTGCActggtatccctccctcccacactcctTCCgtcccacactccctctctcccacactcccTCCCATGAAGTCAGATATCGGACCGCTGGCGCTCTCTCACAACCACACGGATGCAGCAACTGCGGTGACTTCAAGAGGGGCAGGTGGTGGTGGGCTCTCTGAGGCCCCTGATCGTTGGGGTGAGGCAGGGCTAGTGGGGCAGGCCCGGACAGGGGATGGACCAGAGCAGTGGCCACGGATGGAGGATCTGGAGGAAGAGCTTGAGAGGAAGCTGGAACtcctggagaaggagaggaaggccCTGCGAAAGGAATCCCAAAGACACAGGCAGGAGATTGACCAGGGGATCAACTCCCTACACCACCGCATTGCTGGCctggaggagggtgagagagggggcatAGGGTTAGATGTAAGAGAAGATCAATGGTTATGAGTGATACTCATACCTGAATGATATTAATTGATATGGTTGGGGAGGTTACAAGTCGGGGACAATGAACCATAAATGTTCTACCAGAAAGGTAACTTATTATCAATCTATGAAGATGACTTCAACACATTATGACACAGAATAAGAAAAAAGAACATGACAAGAAAAAAAATCCAAGTGGAAGTATCATAGAACAGAGATGAGATATCCTGGGGGCAGGAAGGAAGTCAAATGTGTGATGTAGCCATTGCATAAACCCCCAAAAGACAGTACAAAGTCCTAATAAGAGAAGTCTTTTCAACATTCCCCCTACCGAATTACCTCATTACTCAAatactctttccctccctctctatgtctccaCCCATACCTCCTTACCCCAGGACTCTCAGAGTACCCCTACCCAGAGGGCTACAAGCTGTCCTTCCCAACACGTACCAACTATATGTACGCGGTGGTACAGCACCCCATCCCTGAGCTGCGTGCCTTCACCGTGTGCCTCTGGCTGAGACCCGCCGAGGGGGGCATCGGCACCCCTTTCTCCTACGCTGTGGCGGAGCAGCCCAACGAGCTAGTTCTGCTGCAGGGCATGCACACCCCTGTGGAGCTGCTCATTAACGACAAGGTAATGGAGGAAACAGAGTAGCAGTATTTTAGGGCACACTGAGTTCGACACAGCACAATTTAGCTGTAGCTATAACAGTACCTGGGAGCCTACTGTGGAATGATGTCTACGACCAAAATGGCACTTTATTCCCTATgcagtccactacttttgaccggagccatggtcaaaagtagtgcactacatagggaataggatgccatttggtacAGAGACAAAGCACCGCTTAGGCTAGAGCTGGGAGTATAGTGTAGATTAGCATGATGTCACTATGGTAATACAATGCCTGGAAGGCATAGAGAGTTACCTAGCTGGCTGTGCCCTTGAGGAAGTGTAGTCCATGCCTTTGAGAAAGTAATGCTGCAGTCCCCAAATGTTACTGTAATAAAATGACTGCCTTAATTAATGTATTCCAGGAGGACATTTGTTTAATGTCTCCACACAGTGTGTTAAGCATCAAGATATCAGCACTTTAAAAACACTCTATTTTATCTAATATAATATTGACTTTTAGTCTAGGATACTCTGTACAACACATGATTAAGGGTCAGTACGAAGAACCACTTCATCGTATGATTGATTGTCCATTGATTTGCTGTTGTTGCTATTTGAAATACTTCATTTGCACTCTAATATAGTATGCGGTATCACTGCATTACCTGCAGTATACCACTAACACTCATACTAACCCGCACTGTTGTGCTCCCACCCCTAGGCGGCAGAGTTACCTCTGAACCTGTCCCGGGGCAGCTGGCACCACATCTGTGTAAGCTGGAGCCAGAGAGGCGGGGCGTGGCAGGCCTACCAGGGGGGcaagctgagaggagaggggcagggctTGGCAGTTTGGCACCACATCAGGCCTGGGGGAGTCCTCATCCTGGGGCAGGAACAGGTAAGACTTGGAGGGGTTGGTATTTTGGTGAGGTCAGGAGGGATTGGTGGAAGAGACAGCAACGGCATAGACCTATCGGGGGTTGTTGTTTTTAAAGGAGAACATATCTTATTGTTCATTGAGATATAGACCCAGGGGTGAAATGAAAGGGGGCAGATGAGAGAAACATGCAGAGTTGAAGTGGGGAACTTGAAGATCAAACCCCAGTCTCTCAGGGCAATGCCAAGTCCGGAGTTACCACTAGACCAAACTCTGAAACATCCCTTCTTCTTTTCACCCATTtcactcctccacctccttctgcCTGTAGGACACTCTGGGCGGACGTTTCGACTCGTCCCAGGCTCTGGTGGGGGAGCTATCCCAGTGGAACTTATGGGAGCGGGTCCTGACCCCCAGCGAGGTGTCCAGCCTGGCCCACTGCAGCCAGCACGGCCCCCAGCCAAAGGGCAATGTGGCCCCCTGGACCAACCGGGAAGTAGAGGTGTTCGGAGGAGCCATCAAGGTGCCCAGGGAGCCCTGCGCTGCTAAACGCATCAACA
Proteins encoded in this window:
- the LOC135555872 gene encoding neuronal pentraxin-2-like; this translates as MVAFVGAVICIIAAVHTGSAAESQQQPVADNQSQSPDAGLQQTFPGGSVARAGPLGALHGSETQDGEAPTFFHVPSGSDGIGGTKQVSRLICTPVPAGECNPKNFQQQADDPSLFAGEDWGYLRTTAEELKQTVLQQKDQIITDQRTIRDLSGKLSECESGIEGRRVPESSAGLWGGKRVDEGRLMVRDSAPSSSVAQLLTAQAVGELEKAIVQMKDRIEKLESDIGPLALSHNHTDAATAVTSRGAGGGGLSEAPDRWGEAGLVGQARTGDGPEQWPRMEDLEEELERKLELLEKERKALRKESQRHRQEIDQGINSLHHRIAGLEEGLSEYPYPEGYKLSFPTRTNYMYAVVQHPIPELRAFTVCLWLRPAEGGIGTPFSYAVAEQPNELVLLQGMHTPVELLINDKAAELPLNLSRGSWHHICVSWSQRGGAWQAYQGGKLRGEGQGLAVWHHIRPGGVLILGQEQDTLGGRFDSSQALVGELSQWNLWERVLTPSEVSSLAHCSQHGPQPKGNVAPWTNREVEVFGGAIKVPREPCAAKRINTSL